In Paenibacillus ihbetae, the following are encoded in one genomic region:
- a CDS encoding ABC transporter permease, with the protein MRSTMTMKSGTESRLKNRTSFGQSLRNSFTMAYRGLLKIKRTPEQLFDVTMQPILFTLMFTYIFGGAISGDVQSYLPVIIPGILVQTVITTSVVTGVQLREDMDKGVFDRFKSLPIARIAPLAGALLADTVRYTIATVLTFAMGYVMGYHPGGGLGYVALAALLVIVCSWAISWIFAFFGVIARTASSVQGISMIVLFPLTFLSNAFVPVETMPGWLQWFVNVNPISHLVTAVRDLTNSGTVGWDLSISLIGAAVIVAIFAPLTVRAYMRRT; encoded by the coding sequence ATGAGAAGCACGATGACGATGAAATCCGGCACCGAATCCCGACTGAAGAACCGTACCAGCTTCGGCCAGTCCCTGCGGAATTCCTTCACCATGGCGTACCGGGGGCTGCTGAAGATCAAGCGAACGCCGGAGCAGCTCTTTGACGTGACGATGCAGCCGATTCTCTTTACCTTGATGTTCACGTATATTTTCGGCGGCGCCATCTCCGGAGACGTGCAGAGCTACTTGCCAGTCATCATTCCCGGCATTCTCGTGCAGACCGTGATCACCACGTCGGTCGTTACCGGCGTACAGCTGCGAGAGGACATGGATAAAGGCGTGTTCGACAGGTTCAAATCGCTGCCGATCGCACGGATCGCGCCGCTTGCCGGCGCGCTGCTGGCGGACACCGTCAGGTATACCATCGCAACGGTGCTGACCTTTGCCATGGGATATGTGATGGGCTATCATCCGGGCGGCGGCTTGGGGTACGTGGCGCTTGCCGCGCTGCTCGTCATCGTCTGTTCTTGGGCGATCAGCTGGATTTTCGCCTTCTTCGGCGTGATCGCCCGTACGGCCTCCAGCGTGCAGGGCATCTCAATGATCGTTTTGTTCCCGCTCACGTTTCTTTCCAATGCGTTCGTGCCGGTCGAGACGATGCCGGGATGGCTGCAATGGTTCGTGAATGTCAATCCGATCTCGCATCTGGTTACCGCCGTCCGGGACTTGACCAACTCGGGTACCGTCGGCTGGGATTTGTCCATCTCCCTGATCGGCGCCGCCGTCATCGTGGCGATATTCGCTCCGTTAACGGTTCGGGCTTATATGCGCCGGACTTAA